One window of the Fuerstiella sp. genome contains the following:
- a CDS encoding DUF1501 domain-containing protein has protein sequence MYQHRNMLPAVDRRDMLHRMGAGFGTLGLAGMLTGGEAVAESAEPSPLAPKKPHFTPRAKHVIQLFMPGGPSQVDTFDHKPLIEKYRGQRPKSVDRKSLRNTKNGLFPSPFRFRQYGQCGKWVSEIFPHVGELVDDICFIHSMHTDIPEHAGAILMMNLGHLQPSRPSMGSWLAYGLGTENRDLPGFVAMSPYAEPRGKLANWGNAFLPGAYAGTYVNIASMQPDRILRDLNNQWLPRGVQRRQADLLTQLNQLDLRRQQTDQQLESSIQAMEMAFRMQFAVPDVFDTSGESRTTLEMYGDSEYAKGCLLARRMVERGVRMVQLSHSIDGYDIAWDTGHSEIAGGHKRLADACDQGIAALIKDLKQRGLFEDTLVIWGGEFGRAPTSEGQKGRDHDHYGFTVWMAGGGVKAGYSYGETDEFGCMAVQDRVHVHDLHATILHLMGLDHERLTYRYSGRDFRLTDVHGNVVHDVLT, from the coding sequence ATGTACCAACATCGCAACATGCTGCCTGCAGTCGATCGACGTGACATGCTGCACCGAATGGGTGCAGGATTCGGCACTTTGGGGCTGGCCGGTATGCTGACTGGTGGTGAAGCCGTTGCTGAATCGGCCGAGCCTTCGCCACTGGCTCCGAAAAAACCACATTTTACACCACGCGCAAAGCACGTCATTCAGCTGTTTATGCCTGGTGGCCCCTCGCAGGTGGACACGTTTGATCACAAACCTCTCATTGAAAAGTATCGTGGCCAGAGGCCAAAATCTGTTGACCGCAAATCACTTCGGAATACGAAGAATGGTTTGTTTCCTTCTCCGTTTCGCTTTCGTCAGTACGGACAGTGTGGCAAGTGGGTGAGCGAGATTTTTCCTCATGTCGGGGAACTGGTTGATGACATTTGCTTCATTCATTCCATGCATACAGACATCCCGGAGCATGCCGGCGCCATCCTGATGATGAATCTTGGTCATCTGCAGCCGAGTCGTCCCAGTATGGGATCGTGGCTGGCGTATGGACTGGGGACGGAAAACAGGGACCTGCCTGGTTTCGTGGCAATGAGTCCTTATGCGGAGCCTCGCGGCAAACTTGCTAACTGGGGCAATGCCTTTTTACCTGGAGCTTATGCGGGAACGTACGTCAATATCGCCAGTATGCAGCCGGACCGGATCCTGCGCGATCTGAACAATCAGTGGCTGCCGCGAGGGGTCCAACGGCGACAGGCCGATTTATTGACGCAGCTGAATCAGCTGGATCTGCGCCGTCAGCAGACGGACCAGCAGCTGGAGTCGAGTATTCAGGCGATGGAAATGGCATTTCGAATGCAGTTTGCGGTGCCGGATGTGTTTGACACTTCCGGTGAATCACGGACAACGCTGGAAATGTACGGTGACAGTGAATACGCCAAAGGTTGTCTTCTGGCTCGACGAATGGTTGAACGGGGTGTCCGCATGGTACAGCTGTCACATTCGATCGATGGCTACGATATCGCGTGGGACACCGGGCATAGTGAAATCGCTGGTGGTCATAAACGCCTGGCGGATGCCTGCGATCAGGGAATTGCTGCACTGATTAAAGATCTGAAACAGCGAGGACTGTTCGAAGATACGCTGGTGATCTGGGGGGGGGAATTCGGACGTGCTCCCACATCTGAAGGTCAAAAGGGGCGCGATCACGACCACTATGGTTTTACCGTGTGGATGGCTGGTGGCGGTGTGAAAGCCGGCTACAGTTATGGGGAGACCGACGAATTTGGATGTATGGCCGTACAGGACCGGGTTCACGTGCACGACCTGCATGCCACGATTCTGCACCTGATGGGTCTGGACCACGAACGACTGACGTATCGCTATTCCGGCCGTGACTTCCGACTTACCGACGTCCACGGCAACGTGGTACATGATGTACTGACGTAG
- a CDS encoding protein kinase: MNDSADTQIQGDDEREDSRRMSLEGNQPPAEVDGYTMIRRLGTGAYGTVWLAREDNTGRMVAVKYYPHRRGLNWSLLSREVEKLATLYTSRNIVQLLDVGWNSEPPYYVMEFVENGSLSAYMDLGPVAVSEAVRITKEVCCALIEAHGAGVLHCDLKPDNVLLDSSFQVRLCDFGQSRMSHERSPALGTLYYMAPEQADLEAVADARWDVYAVGALLYHMLTGEPPFRTSRLQQDLESTELLSDRLSAYRDAIRTSPQPVAHRSVQGVDNRLSLLVDKCLSTDPSKRLPNAQAILAELEGRDQQRARRPLLLLGVLGPLLLIVAMVPLFVSALGDNVQEMELRLTERALESSALSARALAGALEAELEGRLADLLRVAELEIRMKELGNAVKSETSESEELIGPLENALKNTSSDTIVMQSKSMFGAPMQDRPEWMQSLDRARLRADARNNGRGHKIDVSWFLQDQHGRQLWRNPYSAETVGENFSRRAYYHGRNRDYQANDVLPEDIRPISEPHISPPFKSQATGQSMVALSVPVKNLSGEVIGVLARTAHLADLRLRLAQYISEYKSFSDDDDSMTRIIAIAHAPTGRLFDHPWLNIQSSGKIDEVIDKLVIPEEILAKVRTGEDTGTDYSLTGSGQADTALFEKYVDPVGLLPDDSAAPYRQELMAAMAQVRGSRSQWIVIVQEPRANVHDPVTDMTLKAIRTACVAVVTSILLMLIVWFFVARALARANI; encoded by the coding sequence GTGAATGATTCCGCTGACACGCAGATTCAGGGAGACGATGAGCGAGAAGACTCGCGACGGATGAGTCTCGAGGGCAATCAGCCACCAGCGGAAGTCGACGGATATACGATGATCCGGCGCCTCGGGACAGGTGCCTATGGGACGGTGTGGCTGGCACGCGAAGACAACACAGGCCGCATGGTGGCCGTGAAATATTATCCTCATCGTCGGGGACTCAACTGGTCGCTGCTGAGTCGTGAAGTCGAAAAACTGGCAACTCTGTACACGTCACGCAATATTGTGCAGCTGCTGGACGTGGGCTGGAATTCAGAACCGCCTTACTACGTGATGGAGTTCGTGGAGAACGGTTCGCTGAGTGCCTACATGGACCTCGGCCCCGTTGCCGTCAGTGAAGCCGTCCGAATTACCAAAGAAGTCTGTTGTGCGCTGATTGAAGCGCACGGGGCCGGAGTTCTGCACTGCGATCTCAAACCTGACAACGTCCTGCTGGATTCATCGTTCCAGGTCAGGCTGTGCGATTTTGGTCAGTCCCGGATGTCCCATGAGCGAAGTCCGGCACTGGGAACTTTGTATTACATGGCTCCGGAACAGGCGGATCTGGAAGCTGTCGCCGACGCACGCTGGGATGTGTATGCCGTGGGTGCGTTGCTGTATCACATGCTGACCGGTGAGCCTCCTTTCCGGACGAGCCGGCTCCAGCAGGATCTCGAGTCAACGGAATTACTGAGTGATCGTCTTTCCGCCTACCGGGATGCAATCAGGACTTCTCCGCAGCCGGTTGCTCATCGGTCTGTCCAGGGTGTTGATAACCGTTTGAGTCTTCTGGTTGATAAATGCCTGTCCACTGATCCGTCAAAGCGACTGCCAAATGCTCAGGCAATTTTGGCGGAGCTTGAGGGACGAGATCAGCAGCGGGCCCGCCGCCCGTTACTCCTGCTGGGAGTTCTGGGGCCACTTCTGCTGATCGTCGCAATGGTACCGCTGTTTGTCAGTGCACTCGGCGATAATGTTCAGGAGATGGAATTACGTCTGACAGAACGGGCACTCGAAAGCAGTGCTTTGTCGGCTCGTGCACTGGCTGGTGCACTGGAGGCGGAGCTGGAAGGACGACTCGCAGATCTGTTACGTGTGGCGGAACTGGAAATCCGCATGAAGGAACTGGGGAATGCAGTAAAATCGGAAACATCAGAATCCGAAGAGCTGATCGGTCCGCTGGAGAATGCATTAAAAAACACATCCAGTGATACGATTGTCATGCAATCGAAAAGCATGTTTGGCGCACCGATGCAAGATCGGCCGGAGTGGATGCAGAGTCTGGATCGTGCCCGCCTGCGTGCTGACGCTCGAAACAACGGACGCGGTCACAAAATTGACGTCAGCTGGTTTCTGCAGGACCAGCACGGCAGACAGCTTTGGCGAAATCCATATTCCGCCGAAACTGTCGGAGAAAATTTTTCTCGTCGAGCCTATTACCACGGACGTAACAGGGACTATCAAGCCAATGATGTTCTGCCGGAAGACATCAGGCCGATTTCGGAGCCCCATATTTCCCCACCGTTTAAGAGCCAGGCCACCGGTCAGTCGATGGTGGCACTCAGTGTACCGGTGAAAAATTTGAGTGGCGAGGTCATCGGTGTGCTCGCCAGAACTGCTCACCTTGCCGACCTGCGACTCCGCCTGGCGCAGTACATTAGCGAATATAAATCTTTCAGCGATGATGATGACTCCATGACTCGCATCATCGCGATTGCACACGCGCCTACCGGACGCCTGTTCGATCATCCGTGGCTGAATATACAATCATCCGGAAAAATTGATGAAGTCATTGATAAACTCGTCATCCCTGAAGAAATCCTGGCGAAAGTCAGAACGGGTGAGGACACAGGCACGGACTACTCACTGACTGGTTCAGGACAGGCCGATACCGCCCTGTTTGAGAAATATGTGGATCCCGTTGGCCTGCTTCCTGATGATTCTGCTGCACCTTATCGTCAGGAACTGATGGCTGCGATGGCTCAGGTGCGGGGTAGCAGGAGCCAGTGGATTGTCATCGTCCAGGAACCACGGGCCAACGTTCATGACCCTGTCACAGACATGACACTTAAGGCGATCCGTACGGCATGTGTGGCTGTTGTCACAAGCATTCTTCTGATGTTAATTGTCTGGTTCTTTGTGGCACGTGCGCTGGCCAGAGCCAATATCTGA
- a CDS encoding bile acid:sodium symporter family protein, giving the protein MAVLSLSVLENMLRKFLLVWLLISSAAAFLWPELGLPFDPFAAAGGTGINCLIVVVMFCIGTLLPIHEVNALLRSWPTVMTGTAIQYVSMPLLAWTTVQVFQPDPQMAAGILIVGCVPGAMASNVLTLSAYGNVSYSVSLTTSATLLSPLVVPLILGFTLSDDVNYNGAKAVQMLGLTIVLPVICGHLLCRRWGGFSTKVLAASGISANLAILAIIAIAVGLKRDALQEAAWTVLGILGIINTCGYLAGYFGGLAVRLPEPMRRALTLEVGMQNAGAGTALAIHLFGEGSPAVIPCILYTFGCMLTGTVLASVWHLAGPTHNG; this is encoded by the coding sequence ATGGCCGTGCTCTCTCTCAGTGTCCTCGAAAACATGCTCCGGAAATTCCTGTTGGTCTGGCTGCTGATAAGTTCGGCAGCTGCGTTCCTGTGGCCCGAACTGGGCCTGCCGTTCGATCCGTTTGCTGCCGCCGGCGGTACAGGTATTAACTGTCTGATCGTAGTCGTCATGTTCTGTATTGGCACGCTGTTGCCGATCCATGAAGTGAATGCTCTGCTCCGAAGCTGGCCAACCGTAATGACCGGCACCGCAATCCAGTACGTCAGTATGCCGCTGCTCGCATGGACAACCGTTCAGGTGTTTCAGCCGGATCCTCAGATGGCAGCCGGAATATTAATTGTCGGATGCGTACCAGGCGCCATGGCGTCCAACGTACTGACGCTTTCTGCATACGGGAACGTCAGCTACTCCGTCAGTCTAACCACATCAGCCACTCTGCTTTCGCCGCTTGTGGTTCCACTGATTCTTGGATTCACTCTCAGTGACGATGTCAATTATAACGGAGCCAAAGCGGTTCAAATGCTGGGACTGACGATTGTACTCCCGGTCATTTGCGGACATCTGCTGTGTCGACGTTGGGGAGGCTTCTCAACAAAGGTACTCGCCGCGTCCGGAATTTCTGCAAATCTGGCCATTCTGGCAATTATTGCGATCGCCGTGGGTCTCAAACGAGACGCGCTGCAGGAGGCGGCGTGGACAGTCCTGGGAATCCTTGGGATCATCAACACATGCGGATATCTTGCCGGGTATTTCGGCGGACTCGCCGTGAGGTTGCCGGAGCCAATGCGTCGGGCACTCACTCTGGAAGTCGGAATGCAGAATGCCGGTGCGGGTACTGCCCTCGCCATTCACCTGTTCGGAGAAGGGTCTCCTGCCGTGATTCCGTGCATTCTGTACACGTTCGGCTGCATGCTGACCGGAACCGTTTTGGCCAGTGTCTGGCATCTGGCAGGCCCAACACACAACGGCTGA
- the miaA gene encoding tRNA (adenosine(37)-N6)-dimethylallyltransferase MiaA: MKFPAELLKQCWFLTGPTAVGKTSATLRIAKDFNAEILSLDSMAVYRRMDIGTAKPTQSERQSVLHHLIDLADPHHEFSVAEYLRAAVSAVEDVLSRGRIPLFAGGTGLYLRAILRGLFDGPPANWSLRHRMEQLAQQHGPEYLYHQLITVDPPTAARLHVNDQRRIIRALEVYEVTGVRLSAQQKNAVLPVSQQPAAVFWLEPNREWLCDRIDRRVEEMMQRGLLEETRRLLNICPAPGRTARQALGYRELIAHLEDGLPLQECVDLIRVRTRQFAKRQHTWFRNMEECCSISVRPDESECQLVDRILNEFRACEDISGQ, from the coding sequence ATGAAGTTTCCTGCCGAACTGCTCAAACAATGCTGGTTTCTGACGGGACCCACGGCAGTTGGAAAAACGTCTGCCACACTGCGGATTGCCAAAGATTTTAATGCCGAAATACTTTCGCTGGATTCGATGGCCGTGTATCGCCGTATGGACATCGGAACGGCAAAACCGACACAGTCCGAACGGCAGTCCGTTCTGCATCACCTGATTGACCTGGCGGATCCTCATCACGAATTCAGTGTTGCGGAATATCTGCGTGCGGCAGTGTCGGCGGTCGAAGATGTACTCAGTCGCGGTCGCATTCCGCTGTTTGCCGGCGGAACGGGGCTGTATCTGCGGGCAATTTTGCGAGGACTATTTGATGGACCACCAGCCAACTGGTCTCTGCGTCACCGAATGGAACAGCTGGCTCAGCAGCATGGACCGGAGTACCTGTACCATCAGTTGATCACTGTTGATCCGCCGACTGCGGCGCGACTGCACGTGAATGATCAGCGCCGTATCATTCGTGCGCTGGAGGTATACGAGGTCACGGGAGTTCGTCTGTCGGCTCAGCAAAAAAATGCAGTTCTTCCTGTGTCCCAACAGCCGGCAGCTGTGTTCTGGCTGGAGCCAAATCGCGAATGGCTGTGTGACCGTATCGACCGACGGGTTGAGGAGATGATGCAGCGCGGGTTACTGGAAGAGACTCGTCGGTTGCTGAACATCTGTCCAGCTCCCGGACGAACGGCCCGACAGGCGCTTGGATACCGTGAGCTGATTGCTCATCTGGAGGATGGTCTGCCACTGCAGGAATGCGTGGATCTGATCAGGGTACGCACGCGACAGTTTGCAAAACGACAACACACCTGGTTTCGAAACATGGAAGAATGCTGCAGCATCTCTGTACGCCCCGATGAATCGGAATGTCAGTTGGTCGACCGGATTCTTAACGAATTCAGAGCATGTGAGGACATTTCCGGTCAGTGA
- a CDS encoding zinc-binding alcohol dehydrogenase family protein, with the protein MKAIRFDEPRRLIPVDVPDPGDPRPGQALVGTHQMGICGTDISGYLGKMPFFSYPRIPGHELGVEVLAVADDVTGVKAGDRCSVEPYMNCGHCYACRGGHPNCCESLEVIGVMVDGGLCERFLIRADKLHPSEHLSMEQLAIVETLAIGRHAANRGEPQADRHVLIIGAGPIGLATLEFTRLSGAIITVLDMNPERLEFCKSNYGVAHTILYTGDGTELKRVLEITGGDRYALVTDATGSRQSMSNAVQYVAHTGSLVYVGITTQELSFPHPAIHKPELTIKASRNALPADFPAIIKLIEDGTVNTEPWITHRTTFDSVVDDFDSFTKPETGVIKAVISVAD; encoded by the coding sequence ATGAAAGCAATTCGATTTGATGAGCCGCGTCGGCTGATTCCGGTGGACGTTCCGGACCCTGGGGATCCGCGACCAGGTCAGGCCCTGGTCGGTACTCATCAGATGGGGATCTGCGGCACTGACATCAGTGGGTACCTGGGCAAAATGCCGTTCTTTAGCTATCCCCGTATTCCAGGACACGAACTGGGTGTCGAAGTTCTGGCGGTTGCTGATGATGTCACCGGTGTCAAAGCAGGTGACCGGTGCAGTGTTGAACCTTATATGAACTGCGGACACTGTTATGCGTGCCGTGGTGGCCATCCCAACTGCTGCGAATCGCTTGAAGTCATTGGGGTGATGGTCGATGGCGGATTGTGCGAACGGTTTCTTATTCGGGCGGATAAGCTGCATCCCTCTGAGCATCTGTCGATGGAACAACTGGCGATTGTGGAGACACTGGCGATTGGTCGTCACGCTGCAAATCGAGGTGAACCTCAGGCCGACCGGCACGTGCTGATTATTGGCGCCGGACCGATCGGGCTGGCGACGCTGGAATTCACACGACTGTCCGGGGCGATCATTACGGTTCTGGACATGAATCCGGAACGACTGGAATTCTGTAAATCAAACTATGGAGTCGCTCATACTATTTTATATACCGGTGATGGAACAGAACTGAAACGTGTGCTGGAGATCACCGGCGGGGATCGCTATGCCCTTGTGACGGATGCAACGGGCAGTCGGCAGTCCATGTCGAATGCTGTTCAGTATGTGGCACATACGGGAAGCCTGGTATATGTTGGTATTACAACTCAGGAGCTCTCCTTTCCCCATCCGGCAATACACAAACCGGAACTGACAATTAAGGCGTCCCGGAATGCTTTGCCGGCGGACTTTCCGGCTATTATCAAACTGATTGAAGACGGCACCGTCAATACGGAGCCCTGGATCACTCACCGGACAACTTTCGATTCAGTTGTTGACGACTTTGATTCATTCACAAAGCCGGAAACCGGTGTGATCAAGGCTGTCATCAGTGTGGCCGACTGA
- a CDS encoding tagaturonate epimerase family protein translates to MNCETLGLAPSFGFGDRIGTATPGHVESMKRAGSGIEPVFPQQSIREMTRTRRTARQVMDDALIGARTAGWTGRVGADADHLKTTEDVDVTVAAGFTFFTIDPSDHVDQAADDYRESEIRTRFEAVRESAPWFREYTGHSISLSTGTTVELSEEACMRAAVKYGPAIAHAQEMGSYIKKVHESVGRDHEIELSVDETAQATTLAEHYIVADQCLQSGMKLVSLAPRFIGDFEKGVDYKGDLDALEASLSEHAAIAELLGGYKLSLHSGSDKLSMYSVLARTTQGRFHVKTAGTSYLEALRVVARHDADLFRRIISFSRSRYETDRATYHVSATLDSAPTVADVSDVVELEREYLELWSEVPEGRGFSRPGRQILHCTFGSTLTDPELGPAVRSVLDEYPETWTDVLAEHFARHLQALQNGM, encoded by the coding sequence ATGAACTGCGAAACACTTGGGCTGGCTCCTTCGTTTGGATTTGGAGATCGTATCGGTACGGCGACCCCCGGTCATGTGGAGTCGATGAAGCGCGCGGGGTCAGGAATTGAACCCGTGTTTCCGCAACAGTCCATTCGCGAGATGACTCGAACGCGACGGACGGCCCGACAGGTGATGGACGATGCACTGATTGGAGCACGCACAGCGGGCTGGACCGGTCGTGTCGGGGCCGACGCCGATCATCTGAAGACTACGGAAGACGTCGACGTTACGGTCGCGGCCGGTTTTACGTTTTTTACGATTGATCCGTCGGACCATGTGGACCAGGCGGCCGACGACTACCGCGAATCAGAAATTCGTACTCGGTTTGAAGCGGTTCGGGAATCAGCTCCGTGGTTCCGTGAGTACACCGGACACAGCATTTCGCTCTCAACAGGGACAACGGTGGAACTGTCAGAAGAAGCCTGTATGCGGGCCGCCGTCAAATACGGACCGGCAATCGCTCACGCTCAGGAAATGGGAAGTTACATCAAAAAGGTGCACGAGTCCGTCGGTCGCGATCATGAGATCGAATTGTCTGTGGATGAAACAGCACAGGCGACAACTCTGGCCGAACACTACATCGTTGCCGACCAGTGTCTGCAGAGCGGGATGAAGCTGGTCAGTCTGGCGCCTCGCTTCATCGGTGATTTCGAAAAGGGAGTGGACTATAAGGGTGATTTAGATGCCCTTGAAGCATCGCTTTCAGAGCATGCGGCAATTGCTGAGTTACTCGGTGGCTATAAACTGAGTCTACACTCGGGATCAGACAAATTGTCGATGTACAGTGTGCTGGCCCGGACAACGCAGGGACGATTTCATGTCAAGACTGCGGGGACCAGTTATCTGGAAGCGCTCCGCGTGGTGGCTCGACATGATGCGGACTTGTTTCGTCGTATCATTAGTTTTTCCCGAAGTCGCTATGAAACAGATCGCGCTACGTACCATGTGTCTGCAACATTGGATTCTGCACCGACAGTGGCCGATGTCAGTGATGTGGTGGAATTGGAACGCGAATACCTGGAACTTTGGTCTGAGGTTCCCGAGGGCAGGGGATTTAGCCGGCCTGGTCGGCAGATTCTTCACTGTACGTTTGGATCCACATTGACGGATCCCGAGCTGGGTCCGGCTGTTCGTTCTGTACTGGACGAATATCCGGAGACGTGGACCGATGTTCTGGCAGAGCATTTTGCCAGACATTTACAGGCACTGCAGAACGGGATGTAG
- a CDS encoding efflux RND transporter periplasmic adaptor subunit: protein MNNQSSRIFSPVILIAVFVAGTAAVRQWMPPLPALISRPNPESTPASDTPGSPASPHTDRDGGHAHDRTGTHGKDDHGGHGHNHTDSHQHSNDSPDHQLNMLELSAKAQRNLGLVSEQIRTVELNAFWRPITVPGEVVARSGRTDVQVATPMTGMITHVHTTQGEAVPPGSLLFRIRLTHEDLLQLQTEFLQTIGELDVAEHEIERLREVTRSQAVPGRLLLEREYERDKLTSLQNAQRESLKLHGLSNKQIQSIVTSRRLIRELELFAPAADSSETDRQQHQPASLSQKAKEHHRSAEVSRLLILERLNVHKGQVVSAGTTLCVLKDYSELLIEGRALEQDIPTLRLALREQYSVTAVFEQPGGILETVEELHIEYLQNEVDPESRSIRFFAALSNHITGTHHRGDASFVEWAWLIGQRVQLRIPFSRWPNQLVLPAQAVAKQGAENYVFRKHGPHFDRVAVRVKYRDPLFVVIERNGAISPGNRIAWTGAHRMQMALHSQSGGPVDPHHGHTH from the coding sequence ATGAATAACCAGTCCAGTCGAATCTTCAGCCCCGTGATACTCATTGCAGTCTTCGTGGCAGGAACTGCGGCGGTACGACAATGGATGCCTCCGCTTCCGGCTCTGATATCCAGGCCAAACCCGGAGTCCACGCCGGCAAGCGATACACCCGGTTCCCCAGCGTCGCCTCACACTGATCGTGATGGTGGGCATGCGCATGACCGCACCGGAACCCACGGCAAAGATGATCATGGTGGCCACGGACATAATCACACTGACAGTCATCAACACTCAAATGACTCACCTGACCATCAATTAAATATGCTGGAGTTGTCAGCCAAAGCTCAAAGGAATCTGGGACTTGTCTCAGAACAGATTCGCACGGTTGAATTGAATGCATTCTGGCGCCCCATCACCGTACCGGGGGAGGTCGTGGCACGATCCGGGCGCACGGACGTGCAGGTGGCAACACCAATGACCGGAATGATCACTCATGTTCACACCACTCAGGGGGAAGCGGTTCCTCCTGGCAGCCTGTTGTTCCGTATTCGGCTGACGCACGAAGATCTGCTTCAGCTCCAGACCGAGTTCCTCCAGACCATCGGCGAACTGGATGTGGCGGAACATGAAATTGAACGGCTGAGAGAAGTGACCCGCAGTCAGGCGGTTCCCGGCAGACTGCTGCTGGAACGAGAGTATGAACGAGACAAACTCACATCACTGCAGAACGCTCAGCGTGAGTCACTGAAACTCCACGGACTCTCCAACAAACAGATTCAGTCCATCGTCACTAGCCGTCGACTCATCCGTGAGCTCGAACTGTTTGCTCCCGCGGCCGACAGCAGCGAGACTGACCGACAACAGCATCAGCCGGCCAGTCTGTCTCAGAAAGCAAAAGAACATCACAGGTCGGCCGAAGTCAGCCGACTGCTGATCCTGGAACGTCTCAATGTCCATAAGGGACAGGTGGTTTCTGCAGGAACCACATTGTGCGTTCTGAAGGATTACAGTGAACTGCTGATTGAAGGACGGGCGCTGGAACAGGACATCCCGACTCTGCGACTGGCACTGCGCGAACAATACAGTGTCACCGCAGTATTCGAACAGCCCGGAGGAATTTTGGAAACGGTCGAAGAACTGCATATTGAATATCTGCAAAACGAAGTGGACCCCGAGTCCCGGTCAATCCGGTTCTTCGCAGCACTTTCAAACCATATCACCGGCACACATCATCGTGGCGATGCGAGTTTTGTGGAATGGGCATGGTTAATCGGACAACGCGTACAATTACGAATCCCCTTCAGTCGCTGGCCAAATCAGCTTGTGCTTCCAGCCCAGGCGGTCGCGAAACAGGGAGCCGAGAACTACGTATTCAGAAAACATGGCCCACATTTCGACCGTGTTGCCGTTCGTGTTAAATATCGTGACCCACTGTTCGTTGTGATTGAACGTAATGGAGCAATTTCACCGGGCAATCGGATCGCATGGACAGGAGCACACCGGATGCAGATGGCACTCCACAGCCAGTCCGGTGGTCCTGTTGATCCCCATCACGGGCATACTCATTAA
- the rpsO gene encoding 30S ribosomal protein S15, whose translation MAISPELKQRLIKEFGRGEGDTGSPHVQIAVLTHGIQNLTQHLKTHNKDHSSRRGLLAMVSRRRRLLDYLKAKTPEDYVTIIGQLGIRK comes from the coding sequence ATGGCAATTTCGCCGGAATTAAAACAACGTCTGATCAAGGAATTCGGACGGGGAGAAGGTGATACGGGGTCGCCCCACGTTCAGATTGCTGTTCTGACCCACGGAATTCAGAATCTGACGCAGCACCTTAAAACTCACAATAAGGATCATTCGAGCCGTCGTGGGCTCCTGGCAATGGTTAGTAGACGCCGTCGTCTGCTGGATTATCTTAAGGCGAAAACTCCCGAAGATTATGTAACCATTATCGGCCAGTTGGGAATTCGTAAATAG